The Clostridia bacterium DNA window AAAAGGGAATGTAAAAAAAGTCCGGATCGCAAAAACGCGAGTATAAAGGCGAACAAAGTTTGTGCAAACTCACGAGAAAGACACGAAATGAAGAAAACACGCAAAATTTTGCGCGTTTTCTTTTGATAAATGCGTTTTTGCTATGAACAAACTTCGCCTCTCGACGTACCTTTGTACGCCTTCGGGTAACCCCAAACCGCGATGCAACGCGGTTTGGTCTCAGTTTGTCCATTCCAAACATTTTTTCCTATTCCCTAAAAAAGGGCTGTAATAAATTTACAGCCCCTTTTCCGTTTTTTATATTATGCATATAATCTTGCTTCGTAAACACCGACAAATTTCTGACCGTTGGTTTTTAAGAATTCAACCTTTACTGCATCGGTTTCAACGCCTTCCAAATCAAGTGCGTTATAACGTTGGTGGTTGTCTCTTACCTCCATTACCTGCACAAACTCGCCGTCTGCATTTTTGCAGTATACATTGTAGTCGGTTACAAGCGCCTGCGCACTGCGCTCGGGACTTGTTGCAGTATTGCGGATACAAATATCCAGATCGCTGTCAAAAATGAGTACCATTTCACGAATATTCTTCTTTTCAGGAAGAGATAAAGTAAACCACTCGCCTTCTACCTGCTTGGACTGCCAGATATTGGTGCCGCCATAGGGACGCGCAAAGCCGTTTATAAGGTTTTCACCGGCAAACACCGCTTCATCGGTACCTGCTTCAAAGCAAAGCGTTTTGTGCAGTCTTGACCAACTTTCTTTCATCTTGTCAAGGGTGTCAATATCAATTAACACATCCGCATCATGGAACTCATGATAGCAGCAAACCACACCGGCAACTGTCTGCTCGGAGGTTGCAAAAATAATATCTTCGTTTTCTTTCATGCCGATAAACAGGTTGCAGGGTTTGGAAACCTTTACATCCAGCGGAAGTGTAATCCATTGAAAACCATCTGTTTTTTGAAGTTTTATGCTCTTCTCGGTAAGCAAAACAGCAGGATTGTAATTCTCGGGTTTTGCAGGCTCGGATGCGCTATAGAAAAGCTCTGTATCCTTTTTAACGCTCATAAGGAAGCGGACGGACTGCATTTCTTTTTTAACAGGGATAGACAAAGATAAACCCTTATCCATCTGAATCTCGCCATCCTTATCCGTCATGGAAAGACCTTTAACAGACGATACGGTAACAACAGCATCTTTTGCTAAGTTTTCTTTGTCATCATATTTCTTGCCTACGATATACTGGTCGTACTTAAGGAGTGTCTGCTGTAATTCCTCCAGATGATTTTCATAAACACCGCGGGGTGTGGTGTTGTATTTTTTACAAAGGTAAGACGCAACCGCGTTTGCCTGTCCTAAAGTTGCAAGGGTCGCCATAACGCGTGTTGTACCAAAGCCTACATGGGAAGTAGACATACATCTGCCCTCAATAAAGAGGTTTGAAATATCTTTCGAATACCCGCAACGGTACGGAATCTGATAAATACCTTTTAAGAATACATGCTTATTAACAGGCTCCTTAGCATAAAATCCACGGATGGCATGCAGGTCAATTGACCAGCCGCCATGTCCTACACTGTCCTCAAAATCCACCTGATTTACAATATCGCTTTCGGTTAAGATGTGGTCACCCATAATACGTCTCGATTCACGCTTACCCATAATAGGTGCTACAAATTCCAAATCATAGTTGTCTGCATCATATTCTCCGCTGTTTTTAATATAATCCCAGATGCCGTAAACTAAATTTCTGTGATGCTGAATGATGGTTTCGCTATCTTCTACATTATCCAGTTCACCGTCGATTTCGTAAAACCAATGGAATCTGCCGAAATTATTTTTGGGAATCACACGGTATTTCAAAACATCGGTTTTGGTAAGGTCGGTTGCAAACTTAGGCGCTTTGTATTCAACTTTATGTCCTACATCCTTTGCAAAGAAAGCCAGGGTGCTGGGGATAACAAACTGATCGGGTTCATCGGGTGCAATACGTTCGTTAAACTCCGCTTTTCCTTCTCTGCCATAGCGGTATTCCGCGCCCGCCATATAAGCCAAGAAACCATCGCCGGTATCATCTGCAAAAAGCGGTGCTTCAAAGGCAAAAATTTTGCCTGTTGTATTCTGGTCACCGTAAGCACGGATGATTTTGCCGTCTTCCACATCTGCTTTATACACATTGGTGTTTAGGAAAAGCTCAATATTTTCTTCGGCCAGAAGTGCATCCATCATAACGGCATCCCATATGTAACGGTTACCGTCGGGATTGCGATAAAGGTTTTCCAGCATCAACTCTTCCATAACGCCGGTTTCTCTTGCGAAATAGTTATACTTTTGTGTGCCCGTTGCACCGGATACACAAACGGTTACCTCTGCACTACCGTTGCCACCCACATAGCCACGGTTATTAATGAGCGCAACCTTTACGCCCATTCTTGCCGCCTGAATGGCATGTACAACACCGGGGATACCTGCGCCAACAATCACCAAGTCCTTTTGTACGCGTACTGCATTTGCTTCCATATTCATTTCCTCCTCTTTAGCTTTGCGTTTCAATCCAATGTAATGCACAACGGATGCCGTCTGCCGCGGCGGACATAATGCCTCCTGCATACCCTGCACCTTCACCGCAAGGATATAGACCCTTACAGGAAACAGACTCTAACGTCTCCTTGTCCCGTACAATGCGTATGGGAGAGGAGCTTCGGGTTTCGGGCGCGGTAAGCACCGCATCGTCCATTGCAAAGCTTTTTAATTTTTTATCTAAATTGAATATACCGCTTTTTAATTTTTCTGTAATACGTTCGGGCAGAAGCTTGTTCAAATCGCACTCTGCAACTCCGGGCTGATAAGTAGGCTTCACGCCCGAAAAAGATTTTGTAACATTACCTGCATAAAAATCAGATATGCATTGTGCCGGTGCATGATAGCTTTGGCTGATGTTATATGCCGTTTGTTCTATTTTCCGTTGATATGCAACGCCTGCAAACAAGTCATCACCAAAATCACGCGCATCTACATTTACTAAAAGTGCGCTGTTGGCATTTTCACCTGCCCGGTCGGAATAGCTCATGCCATTGGTGACGATGCCACCCGATTCACTCGCCGCCGCTACTACAAAACCACCGGGACACATACAAAAGGTGTAGCAATCATCCCAAAGCTTGTAATCTGCCGCTTTCAACGCAGGATGATTCCAAAACGAGCCATATTGTGCTCTGTTTATGATTTCCTGCGGATGTTCAATTCTGACGCCCACCGAGAACGGCTTTTGTTCCATGTATACCCCTTTTTGGTGAAGTAGTTCAAAGGTGTCTCTCGCGCTGTGCCCGATGGCTAAAATCACACAATCTGTTTCTATCCAGTCTTTTGCAAAAACTGCCGAAATTTTGCCGTTCTGCATTTTAAAATCGGATACCTGAGTATCAAAAAGATATGTCCCACCGAGATTCTCGATTTCAGAACGGATATTTTTCGCAATTCTTTTTAAAACATCAGTACCGATATGCGGTTTTGCATTCCGCAAAATGTCCTCATCTGCACCAAAACGTACATATTCTTTTAAAATATGGCGGATAAAAGGCGAATGAGTGCCGGTATTTAATTTTCCGTCCGAAAACGTGCCTGCGCCGCCCTCGCCGAACTGGACGTTGGAGTTTTCGTTTAAAGTATCGCCTTTAAAAAAAGCAGCTACGGTATTTGTTCTTTCTTCCACCGCTTGTCCGCGTTCAATAATAATGGGCTTTGCTCCTGCGTGGGCAAGCGTGAGCGCCGCAAAGGTCCCTGCAGGACCCGAGCCGATAATAACCGGTCTGCTTTCCGGTTCTTTTTTTAACTCCGGATAGGAAAATTCTGTTGTATCAAAGATTTTGGCATACTTAATGCGATGCAGAAGCATTTCCTCATTCTCTGCACCGATTAAAACCGAGCACACAAAATGTACATCCTGTTTTTTGCGTGCATCCGTTGCCTGCTTTAAAATATAAAATATATCAGTTACAATACGATAGGTACGCCGAAAGCGCATTTCGAACTCATAATCCGACTCGCTTAATTCTCTGCGGATGCCGTCAATTTTTATCATAGCGTACCTCCTGCGATGGAGATTGCCGCCACATATGCCGATGAAAACGCCCACTGCAGATTAAATCCGCCACAATCGCCGTCCACATCAAGCACCTCGCCTGCCACATACAGTCCCTTATGCTTTTTGGATTCCATCGTATGGGCATCAAAATCCCTTGTATCAATACCGCCTGCTGTCACCTGTGCGTTGTCAAAACCGTTGGTATCGGAGATTCTAAACTCCAGACCTTTAACAACAGACGCAATTGCCTTAATTTCGTGATTGGTAAGGCTGTCAACACCTCGGCTTAAAGGCTGAACGCCTGCACGTTTTAACACATACTGTCCGATTTTTTTATTTAATATTCCCGTAAACAGATTTTCAAGTGTCAAATGCTTTAAAGCTTTTCGCTCTGTCAGAATATCGGTAATTTCTTTAAAAGAAAGGTCGTTTTCTATATCTAATTTTAATGTTTCACCTTTTGCATCCCGGGAAACCTGTAAAACAGGCGGCCCTGATAAGCCGTAGGAGGTAAACAGCACTTCACCGAATTCTTTTCTGTCGCCAACCGTTACAAGTGCATCGGTCTTAATGCCTTCTAATGCTTTTGTGCCTTCACATTTCAGCTGGACAATGGCAGGCGCAAGAGGTGTGCAGACATATCCTAGATCGGTAAGCAAATTATAGCTTCCGCCGCCCGAAAGCTTATTAGAGGCTTTTCCGCCGGGACAAACCAGCACTTTTTCAAACCGCTTTTGTCCTTTGGATGTAGAAAGTAAAAACGCCCCTTTTTCTTTTTTGATGGAGTGTACTTCTGTTTCGGTCTGTGCTTCTCCGATATACAAACGAAGCATATCTAAAACCGAAGATGCCTGCAACGAACGCGGAAAGATTTTATCTCCCTCAGCGATACACAAAATGCCGATTTCACGCAAAAACTCCATCAGATTATACTGATTGAAAGTTTCCAGAGCAAACTCTGCAAAAGCGATATTCCCGTGATACCGGGAAAGGTTTAGCTCCATATTGCTTAAATTGCATCTGCCGTTTCCGGTAGCAAGCAGTTTTTTCCCAACTCTCGTTTCCCGTTCAAAAAGGGTAAACGGTACGCCGTTCTTCTTCAGCACACAGGCCGCAAACAAGCCTGCCGCACCGCCGCCAATAATTGCAACCGACATTTTCTTCTCACCTCCGTAACTGTATTGTATCATATTTCTATATAAAAGAACATGGACTTTTGTTTGGTATTGTATTTTTATAAATCCAGCTTTGCGCGGATGCTTTTCATATATTCACTCGGTGACTGACCGGCGTATTTTTTAAAGAATCTGCAAAAATAATGAATAGAATTAAAACCCAGTTTCTCTGAAATTTCTGTTTCTGAAAAGGATTCTTTGCGAAGCATGGCTTTTGCTTCTTTGATTTTCAGACGATGAATATACTCTAAAACAGTTTGTCCGTATTCATTTTTAAAGCTTCTGCAAAGAGACGTTTTGTTGGTGCTGAAAATAAAACATAGATTATCTAAAGCAAGCTTTTCGTTATAATGCTCTTCAATATACTGTTTAATTTCGGCAATTGGAATGTTCGTCTTTATTTCAAGCACTTCATCCGAAGCCGTCTGACTGTTACGCACCAGAGAAATCAAAAGCATTTCAAGCTTCATTTTAAGCATCTGCTCTGCTCCAAAGGGTATATTTTCACGCAAATGCATTTCTTCTGTACCGGGAATGTCGTAAGGCGGTGCGAACAGAACCGTTCCCTCCTGCATTACCTCAGAAAGCATTCTCTTTTGTTCCGCCGACAAAAGTACAGGTATTCTGGAATAAGGCTCAAGTGCTTGTGCATCACACCGAAAGCCCACAATGATTACGTTTGGTGCCACACTTTCAGTACAGGACAGAGAATGCACTTCGTTGGGTCGGTGGATGATAAGCTGATTGCACGAAAGGGTTCCTTTGTAATTTTTTGAACGCACCTCAACAGAGCCCTTGTCCACAAACAAAAGCTCGCAAAAATCGTGGTAATCGTTTTTGGTATGATACCGCCCGGTAAATTCAAAATAATGCAGATTCGCAATACCTTCTACCGTAATGGCACTTTTCATACTTTTCAACTTATATTCCATCCCACACCCACTTTTGAACAATATTATACAAACTTACTATTGTTTAAATTATACCACCCTGCAGATTTCATGTCAACACCCATTTAAAAAGCTTGTCTCAAAGACAGCACCGTAAGGCGCGAACGGTTAAGAAAAACAGTCCGGTGGACTGTTTTTTCAGTTCGTGGCGCCGCAACCAAAATTGCGCCGGCAGGAATAAGCAATTTTGTGTGTTGCAAGAGGAAAGCACACAACACTAAGTTTGTTTTTGTATGTTCGAACAAACTTGTCTCAAAGACAGCACCGTAAGGCTTAGAGGCAAGCTCCATATAATAGGCATTTTCAGACAGAACGGATAAATCAAGTATCTGTTCGGGCACCGTGTTGAACACAACGTCTGATTTTGCGATACAATCCTGCACATCAAGCATTGAAACAGCCTGAAACCCGCAAATTTTTGCAAGCAACAGACTATCTTTATGACGTGCCGCAACTGAAACAGAAGCGCCCATAGCCTTTAAATAATCCGAAAGAATCTTACCGATTCTGCCAAATCCTACAACCAAACAGCGGGAATTCCATAGCGAAAACGGAATTTTTTCCACCGCAAGAGAAATCGCGCCCTCTGCAGTAAGATACGCGTTTTGTTGCTGAAACCCCTCATCCCTTGCGTAATCAAAAGCCCGAACGCCTTTTTGTTCCGCAAGAACACATATGGATTCAGGCAACATACCACCTAAAAGCGTCTGTCCGCTGTACATGCAAGCCAAAATGTCACCAATATACGGTTTTTGTTTAAAAACACTATTCAGGTGTTTTCCGTCAGCTG harbors:
- a CDS encoding aminoacetone oxidase family FAD-binding enzyme; translation: MSVAIIGGGAAGLFAACVLKKNGVPFTLFERETRVGKKLLATGNGRCNLSNMELNLSRYHGNIAFAEFALETFNQYNLMEFLREIGILCIAEGDKIFPRSLQASSVLDMLRLYIGEAQTETEVHSIKKEKGAFLLSTSKGQKRFEKVLVCPGGKASNKLSGGGSYNLLTDLGYVCTPLAPAIVQLKCEGTKALEGIKTDALVTVGDRKEFGEVLFTSYGLSGPPVLQVSRDAKGETLKLDIENDLSFKEITDILTERKALKHLTLENLFTGILNKKIGQYVLKRAGVQPLSRGVDSLTNHEIKAIASVVKGLEFRISDTNGFDNAQVTAGGIDTRDFDAHTMESKKHKGLYVAGEVLDVDGDCGGFNLQWAFSSAYVAAISIAGGTL
- a CDS encoding FAD-dependent oxidoreductase is translated as MEANAVRVQKDLVIVGAGIPGVVHAIQAARMGVKVALINNRGYVGGNGSAEVTVCVSGATGTQKYNYFARETGVMEELMLENLYRNPDGNRYIWDAVMMDALLAEENIELFLNTNVYKADVEDGKIIRAYGDQNTTGKIFAFEAPLFADDTGDGFLAYMAGAEYRYGREGKAEFNERIAPDEPDQFVIPSTLAFFAKDVGHKVEYKAPKFATDLTKTDVLKYRVIPKNNFGRFHWFYEIDGELDNVEDSETIIQHHRNLVYGIWDYIKNSGEYDADNYDLEFVAPIMGKRESRRIMGDHILTESDIVNQVDFEDSVGHGGWSIDLHAIRGFYAKEPVNKHVFLKGIYQIPYRCGYSKDISNLFIEGRCMSTSHVGFGTTRVMATLATLGQANAVASYLCKKYNTTPRGVYENHLEELQQTLLKYDQYIVGKKYDDKENLAKDAVVTVSSVKGLSMTDKDGEIQMDKGLSLSIPVKKEMQSVRFLMSVKKDTELFYSASEPAKPENYNPAVLLTEKSIKLQKTDGFQWITLPLDVKVSKPCNLFIGMKENEDIIFATSEQTVAGVVCCYHEFHDADVLIDIDTLDKMKESWSRLHKTLCFEAGTDEAVFAGENLINGFARPYGGTNIWQSKQVEGEWFTLSLPEKKNIREMVLIFDSDLDICIRNTATSPERSAQALVTDYNVYCKNADGEFVQVMEVRDNHQRYNALDLEGVETDAVKVEFLKTNGQKFVGVYEARLYA
- a CDS encoding FAD-binding protein — protein: MIKIDGIRRELSESDYEFEMRFRRTYRIVTDIFYILKQATDARKKQDVHFVCSVLIGAENEEMLLHRIKYAKIFDTTEFSYPELKKEPESRPVIIGSGPAGTFAALTLAHAGAKPIIIERGQAVEERTNTVAAFFKGDTLNENSNVQFGEGGAGTFSDGKLNTGTHSPFIRHILKEYVRFGADEDILRNAKPHIGTDVLKRIAKNIRSEIENLGGTYLFDTQVSDFKMQNGKISAVFAKDWIETDCVILAIGHSARDTFELLHQKGVYMEQKPFSVGVRIEHPQEIINRAQYGSFWNHPALKAADYKLWDDCYTFCMCPGGFVVAAASESGGIVTNGMSYSDRAGENANSALLVNVDARDFGDDLFAGVAYQRKIEQTAYNISQSYHAPAQCISDFYAGNVTKSFSGVKPTYQPGVAECDLNKLLPERITEKLKSGIFNLDKKLKSFAMDDAVLTAPETRSSSPIRIVRDKETLESVSCKGLYPCGEGAGYAGGIMSAAADGIRCALHWIETQS
- a CDS encoding helix-turn-helix transcriptional regulator; the encoded protein is MEYKLKSMKSAITVEGIANLHYFEFTGRYHTKNDYHDFCELLFVDKGSVEVRSKNYKGTLSCNQLIIHRPNEVHSLSCTESVAPNVIIVGFRCDAQALEPYSRIPVLLSAEQKRMLSEVMQEGTVLFAPPYDIPGTEEMHLRENIPFGAEQMLKMKLEMLLISLVRNSQTASDEVLEIKTNIPIAEIKQYIEEHYNEKLALDNLCFIFSTNKTSLCRSFKNEYGQTVLEYIHRLKIKEAKAMLRKESFSETEISEKLGFNSIHYFCRFFKKYAGQSPSEYMKSIRAKLDL